In Deinococcus psychrotolerans, a genomic segment contains:
- a CDS encoding aminotransferase class I/II-fold pyridoxal phosphate-dependent enzyme, giving the protein MTVSPQTLTWTSQRAANVPASVFALMDAAKMRALAAGKSLIDLSIGSSDLAPPEAALEALRRATRDPLTYRYPLFSDTAPLRTAAAAYLQRRYGLSLDPDTEILPLIGAQEGLAHLLLAVTDPGDTLLLPDPCYPPYYGAAAVAGLKTYPLPLTAERRFLPDLAAVPETLRPRALLLNYPNNPTSATVPTSFFEEVRAWCADRGTLLIHDHPYAELTYGDYRAPSALSGGAAGVVELHSLSKTHHMGGFRVGFAAGDAGALAALARVKGAVDFHPYLGIQAAAVAALGTPPSGLDVFEARRDALVPALHALGWQAEWPQASMYVWARPVGLMDSVAYALRAAEETGVALAPGRAFGSEGEGYLRFALVQPPEVLQEAAGRLSGVAAS; this is encoded by the coding sequence GGGCAAAAGCCTGATTGATCTCAGCATCGGCTCGTCGGATTTGGCTCCGCCGGAAGCGGCACTTGAAGCTTTGCGGCGGGCCACCCGAGACCCGCTGACGTACCGCTACCCCCTGTTTTCCGACACTGCGCCGCTGAGAACGGCGGCGGCAGCCTACTTGCAGCGGCGCTACGGCCTGAGCCTTGACCCCGACACCGAAATCTTGCCGCTGATCGGCGCTCAAGAAGGGCTGGCCCACCTGCTGCTGGCCGTCACCGACCCCGGCGATACCCTGCTGCTGCCCGATCCCTGCTATCCGCCTTACTACGGCGCGGCGGCGGTGGCGGGCCTGAAAACCTATCCTTTGCCGCTCACGGCTGAGCGCCGCTTTTTGCCGGACTTGGCGGCAGTGCCGGAGACGCTGAGGCCCCGCGCCTTGCTGCTCAACTATCCCAACAACCCCACTTCGGCCACTGTACCCACCAGCTTTTTTGAGGAAGTGCGGGCTTGGTGTGCTGATCGCGGCACGCTGCTGATCCACGATCATCCCTACGCCGAGTTGACCTACGGTGATTACCGAGCCCCCAGCGCCCTCTCCGGCGGCGCGGCGGGCGTGGTGGAGCTGCACAGCCTTTCCAAAACGCACCACATGGGCGGCTTCCGCGTCGGCTTCGCGGCGGGTGACGCGGGAGCATTGGCGGCACTAGCAAGAGTCAAGGGCGCGGTGGATTTTCACCCGTACTTGGGCATTCAGGCGGCGGCGGTGGCGGCCCTCGGCACGCCGCCGAGCGGCCTGGACGTCTTTGAGGCGCGGCGAGACGCTCTTGTACCTGCCCTGCACGCTTTGGGTTGGCAAGCCGAGTGGCCGCAGGCCAGCATGTACGTCTGGGCGCGGCCTGTTGGCCTGATGGACAGCGTGGCGTACGCCCTCAGAGCCGCCGAGGAAACCGGCGTGGCGCTGGCTCCCGGACGGGCCTTCGGCTCAGAAGGGGAGGGCTATCTGCGCTTCGCTTTGGTGCAGCCACCGGAGGTCTTGCAGGAAGCGGCGGGGCGGCTCTCTGGGGTGGCTGCTTCTTGA
- a CDS encoding GNAT family N-acetyltransferase codes for MIRPATAADLPALAPIYNEGILGRNATFETRLRTPDELQSWLAWPCLVLELGGAVLGFARGGEYSSRPCYAGVLDHSVYVATSVQGQGYGVALLLALQDAARAAGFHKLTSRVFARNLGSLAAHHRAGFREVGRHLKHAQLDGEWLDVVTVEISL; via the coding sequence TTGATTCGTCCTGCCACTGCCGCCGACCTTCCGGCCCTCGCCCCCATCTACAACGAGGGCATCCTGGGCCGCAACGCCACTTTCGAGACCCGTCTGAGAACACCGGACGAGTTGCAGAGTTGGCTGGCCTGGCCCTGTTTGGTGCTGGAACTTGGCGGCGCGGTGCTGGGTTTTGCGCGTGGCGGCGAGTACAGCTCGCGCCCCTGCTACGCGGGCGTTCTGGATCACAGCGTGTATGTGGCGACCTCGGTTCAGGGTCAGGGCTACGGTGTAGCTCTATTGCTGGCATTGCAAGACGCGGCCCGCGCCGCCGGGTTTCACAAGCTGACCAGCCGCGTCTTCGCCCGCAACCTGGGAAGCCTGGCCGCTCACCACCGGGCCGGATTCCGGGAAGTCGGGCGACACCTCAAGCATGCCCAGTTGGACGGCGAATGGCTGGACGTGGTGACGGTTGAAATCAGTCTCTAA
- a CDS encoding carbonic anhydrase — MQEIAALKHADVQTPEGAIQALQDGNARFFSGEASRPELGANERRAQIMGQTPFAAILACSDSRVPVELVFDQGFGNLFVVRVAGNVMGESGLATLEYAILHLDIHLLVVMGHEGCGAVSAALMPEEWIQNEPPALQALIRGIQPSLEGLPPIRDKKARMREAVMSNVRHQVAALREQAVIVAAEKRGQIRVIGGFYEIGSGAVDLLTEEEDLRV, encoded by the coding sequence ATGCAGGAGATCGCCGCCCTCAAGCACGCCGATGTGCAAACGCCCGAAGGAGCTATTCAAGCGCTCCAAGACGGCAACGCCCGCTTTTTTAGTGGTGAAGCTTCGCGCCCCGAACTCGGAGCCAACGAGCGCCGCGCTCAGATCATGGGCCAAACGCCGTTTGCCGCGATTTTGGCCTGCTCCGACAGCCGCGTGCCGGTAGAACTGGTGTTCGATCAGGGCTTTGGCAACTTGTTCGTGGTGCGGGTGGCGGGCAACGTGATGGGCGAAAGCGGCCTCGCCACGCTGGAATACGCCATTTTGCATTTGGACATTCACCTGCTGGTCGTGATGGGCCACGAAGGCTGCGGAGCGGTCAGCGCGGCGCTGATGCCCGAAGAGTGGATTCAAAATGAGCCGCCCGCTTTGCAGGCCCTGATCCGGGGCATTCAGCCCAGCTTGGAAGGTTTGCCGCCGATCCGTGACAAAAAAGCCCGAATGCGCGAAGCAGTGATGAGCAATGTCCGCCACCAGGTCGCGGCGCTACGCGAACAAGCCGTCATCGTGGCGGCGGAGAAGCGCGGCCAGATTCGGGTCATCGGCGGATTCTACGAAATCGGCTCTGGGGCGGTGGACTTGCTGACCGAAGAAGAAGATTTACGGGTTTGA
- a CDS encoding transporter substrate-binding domain-containing protein produces MRILPLFIAGLLLVGASAQAASPTTITKGTLTIGMEGTYPPFNYKDEQGKLTGFDVDVASALAAKLNLKPQFVLTEFSGILAGLQAGKYDVIVNQLGITAERQKSIAFTAPYAYSSPQIIVRKMGGGQYKTLADLKGKRVGVGLGSNFEQQLRTAGGINVVTYPGAPEYLADLAAGRLDAAYNDRLLVGYLIKSRNLPIMGSGVVGEPEPVGVALKKTNPSLKVALDKALLQIKADGTYAKISRQWFGQDVGKP; encoded by the coding sequence ATGCGTATCCTTCCTCTTTTTATTGCTGGCTTGCTGCTCGTTGGCGCTTCGGCGCAGGCAGCGTCCCCCACCACCATTACCAAAGGCACGCTCACCATCGGCATGGAAGGCACTTATCCGCCGTTTAACTACAAAGACGAGCAAGGCAAACTCACCGGCTTTGACGTGGACGTTGCCAGCGCTTTGGCGGCCAAGCTCAACCTCAAGCCGCAATTTGTGCTGACCGAATTCAGCGGCATTCTGGCGGGCCTGCAAGCCGGCAAGTACGACGTGATCGTCAATCAACTCGGTATCACGGCAGAGCGCCAAAAGAGCATTGCTTTTACTGCGCCGTACGCTTACTCCTCGCCGCAAATCATCGTCCGCAAAATGGGCGGCGGCCAGTACAAGACGCTGGCTGACCTCAAGGGCAAGCGGGTGGGCGTGGGCCTCGGCAGCAACTTCGAGCAGCAGCTCCGCACCGCCGGCGGTATCAACGTGGTGACTTATCCGGGCGCTCCCGAATACTTGGCTGACCTCGCTGCCGGACGCCTCGACGCCGCTTACAATGACCGCCTGTTGGTCGGCTACCTCATCAAGTCCCGCAACCTGCCCATCATGGGTTCAGGCGTGGTCGGTGAGCCGGAACCGGTGGGCGTCGCCCTCAAAAAGACCAATCCCAGCCTCAAAGTTGCCCTCGACAAAGCGCTGCTCCAGATCAAAGCGGATGGTACCTACGCCAAAATCAGCCGCCAGTGGTTCGGGCAGGATGTGGGCAAACCTTAA
- a CDS encoding amino acid ABC transporter permease has protein sequence MDTLMIILQSAWASLPTLLLGARLTVGFALAAMVLGLPLGLVVALLRLYAPAWLRWLAALYVSFIRGTPLLVQIFVIYYGLPSFGLTLSPVAGGVLALTLNAAAYLSETIRAAVLSISRGQHEAAYSLGLNKLQTMQLIVLPQAARVALPSLGNSLIGLVKDTSLVSVITVVELLRSAQLVLARTFEPFGPYLAAALIYWAISSLLEVVQRRLEVRLSRGAT, from the coding sequence ATGGACACCCTGATGATTATTTTGCAAAGCGCTTGGGCCTCGCTGCCGACCCTGCTGCTGGGTGCCCGCCTGACTGTCGGCTTCGCACTGGCGGCGATGGTGCTGGGATTGCCGCTGGGCCTTGTCGTGGCGCTGCTGCGGCTCTACGCGCCGGCATGGCTCAGATGGCTGGCGGCGCTCTACGTTTCGTTTATTCGCGGCACGCCGCTGCTGGTGCAGATTTTCGTGATTTATTACGGCCTGCCCAGCTTCGGCCTGACGCTCAGTCCGGTGGCGGGCGGGGTGCTGGCCCTGACCCTCAACGCCGCCGCTTACCTCTCCGAAACCATCCGCGCCGCCGTGCTGAGCATCTCCAGAGGCCAGCACGAAGCGGCCTACAGCTTGGGCCTGAACAAATTACAGACCATGCAGCTGATCGTTTTGCCGCAGGCGGCGCGGGTGGCCCTGCCCAGCCTCGGCAACAGCCTGATCGGTCTGGTCAAAGACACCTCGCTGGTGTCGGTCATCACGGTGGTCGAACTGCTCAGAAGCGCCCAACTGGTGCTGGCCCGCACGTTCGAGCCGTTCGGGCCCTATCTGGCAGCGGCGCTGATCTACTGGGCCATCAGCAGCCTCCTGGAAGTGGTGCAGCGGCGCTTGGAAGTGAGGCTGTCGCGGGGAGCGACCTGA
- a CDS encoding HesB/IscA family protein, with the protein MTQTLEPTSQPIGISEAGAARAHAVISSSGKENAGVRLFIKSGGCSGYQYGMAIDDRELEGDTILMDRGVKLIVDRMSLPLVQGAEIDYVESMMGGGFTVNNPNATSGCGCGSSFRTDGSAAQDGEGAAGCGSH; encoded by the coding sequence ATGACCCAGACTTTAGAACCCACCAGCCAACCGATTGGCATCAGCGAAGCCGGAGCCGCCCGCGCCCACGCGGTGATCTCAAGCAGCGGCAAGGAAAATGCGGGCGTGCGCCTGTTTATCAAAAGCGGCGGCTGCAGCGGCTACCAGTACGGCATGGCCATCGATGACCGCGAACTCGAAGGCGACACCATCTTGATGGACCGGGGCGTCAAACTGATCGTCGACCGCATGAGCCTGCCGCTGGTGCAGGGCGCGGAAATCGATTACGTCGAGAGCATGATGGGCGGCGGCTTTACCGTCAACAACCCCAATGCCACCTCCGGCTGCGGTTGCGGCAGCTCGTTCCGCACCGACGGCTCAGCCGCCCAAGACGGCGAGGGCGCAGCCGGCTGCGGCAGCCACTAA
- a CDS encoding peptide ABC transporter substrate-binding protein — protein sequence MKKWLTLSVLLLGAGVVSSALAGQANNSLVIGTSQEPPNINDPWRTNNLVIATEITWYMEAHLIGKDDNGELYPEIATRVPSLANGDYKIVKDAKGNVIRNSVTFSIRKDAKWSDGTAITPKDFQFWLKVEQDDRVPVPTREPWDKAKITLQDADTFTITFDPPYLFADQLTSAVGLNPAPSAAMEKAWSAFDAATKNLDPKTGAKQITDEWNKFIAQFTTSRGLPKVVSGPFKPTAWRAGNSLVLTRNPNYWLTPKGGADKYIQSVQYRFIADTNTLKVNILSGQLDALSYVGLSFDQAIEAQRSERGKYKTYFVPGATWEHVDIANVGARAQSLGLNDKRVRQALMYSIDRAALVKALFEGKQPVSNTWVSPISKLYQKNAKDYNFDAAKAKALFAAAGWKPGPDGILAKDGKKMSLNFSTTAGNKLRERVQQILQAQWKAVGVDVNIQNFPSTVVFSGDFAPRSAEGKWDLFMYAWSNDPSVERGDLWASQFIPSKDNAYAGQNYPNFKDADYDKIWNDAKTEFDLSARVKLFDKMQSIWTDEVPSLPLYFRANPYTKVPGLVNYTYTAYSLYPSWNAAQMGWASRGAVETFTQK from the coding sequence ATGAAAAAATGGCTCACCTTATCCGTACTCTTGTTGGGCGCTGGCGTTGTTTCTTCGGCGCTGGCCGGTCAGGCCAATAATTCGCTGGTCATCGGCACTTCGCAGGAACCGCCCAATATCAACGACCCCTGGCGCACCAACAACTTGGTCATCGCCACCGAGATCACCTGGTACATGGAAGCGCACCTGATCGGCAAGGACGACAACGGCGAACTGTATCCCGAGATCGCCACCCGTGTGCCGAGCCTGGCCAACGGCGATTACAAGATCGTCAAAGACGCCAAGGGCAACGTCATTCGCAACAGCGTGACCTTCAGCATCCGTAAGGATGCCAAGTGGAGTGACGGCACGGCCATCACGCCCAAGGATTTCCAGTTCTGGCTCAAAGTCGAGCAAGACGACCGGGTGCCGGTGCCGACCCGTGAGCCCTGGGACAAGGCCAAGATCACGCTGCAGGACGCCGACACCTTTACCATCACCTTTGATCCGCCGTATCTGTTCGCCGACCAGCTCACTTCGGCAGTGGGTCTTAACCCGGCTCCCAGCGCGGCGATGGAAAAAGCCTGGAGTGCCTTTGACGCGGCCACCAAGAACCTCGATCCCAAGACCGGGGCCAAGCAGATCACCGATGAGTGGAACAAGTTCATCGCTCAGTTCACCACTTCGCGTGGCCTGCCCAAAGTGGTGTCGGGGCCGTTCAAGCCTACCGCCTGGCGGGCCGGAAACAGCTTGGTGCTGACCCGCAATCCCAATTACTGGCTGACCCCCAAGGGCGGAGCCGACAAATACATCCAATCGGTGCAGTACCGCTTCATCGCCGACACCAACACCCTCAAGGTCAATATCTTGTCGGGCCAGCTCGACGCGCTGTCGTACGTGGGCCTGAGCTTCGACCAAGCGATTGAAGCGCAGCGCAGCGAGCGCGGCAAGTACAAGACCTACTTTGTGCCGGGCGCAACCTGGGAACACGTCGATATCGCCAACGTCGGAGCGCGTGCCCAGAGCTTAGGCCTGAATGACAAGCGGGTACGCCAAGCGCTGATGTACTCCATCGACCGGGCCGCGCTGGTCAAGGCATTGTTCGAGGGCAAGCAGCCCGTTTCCAACACCTGGGTCAGCCCGATCAGCAAGCTCTATCAGAAAAACGCCAAGGATTACAACTTCGACGCTGCCAAGGCCAAAGCGCTGTTCGCCGCCGCCGGTTGGAAGCCCGGCCCCGACGGCATCTTGGCCAAAGACGGCAAGAAGATGTCGCTGAACTTCAGCACCACCGCCGGAAACAAACTGCGCGAGCGCGTCCAGCAGATCTTGCAGGCCCAGTGGAAAGCGGTTGGCGTGGACGTCAATATCCAGAACTTTCCGTCCACGGTGGTGTTCTCTGGCGACTTCGCCCCGCGCAGTGCCGAGGGCAAGTGGGACCTGTTCATGTACGCTTGGAGCAACGATCCCAGTGTGGAGCGCGGTGATTTGTGGGCCTCGCAGTTTATTCCCAGCAAGGACAACGCTTATGCGGGCCAGAATTACCCCAATTTCAAGGACGCCGATTACGACAAGATCTGGAACGACGCCAAGACCGAGTTCGATTTGAGCGCCCGCGTCAAGCTGTTCGACAAGATGCAGTCCATCTGGACTGACGAGGTGCCGTCCTTGCCGCTGTACTTCCGCGCCAACCCGTATACCAAGGTGCCGGGGCTGGTCAACTACACCTACACCGCCTACAGCCTCTATCCCTCTTGGAACGCCGCTCAGATGGGCTGGGCTTCTCGCGGAGCAGTTGAGACTTTCACCCAGAAGTAA
- a CDS encoding ABC transporter permease: protein MLNYALRRILQMIPLLLVISLVIFTLTALQPGDPVDQLVLGNSQITPDDIARLRAAYGLDQPIPVRYWFWLTHAIQGDFGWSRTFSAPAASYVFQERLPNTLLLTLPALILSTLIAVPLGIFSAVRQYSFLDYVLTFFSFVSFSAPIFWIGAMALWLFAIYLPQITNGVISLPPGGLGSPDLAPDAGFWSVLTDKLRYLILPLSILMLREIAVILRFLRASMLEVLNQDFVRTARAKGLSSRKVLYRHALRNAVLPIVTLLGLSIPGLFGGAVLTETVFSWPGMGRVIVEALTSKDFNVVMVALTFISVLTVVFQLLTDLAYAAIDPRIRYS, encoded by the coding sequence ATGTTGAATTACGCGCTTCGGCGCATCCTGCAAATGATTCCGCTGCTGCTGGTCATCAGCTTGGTGATCTTCACGCTCACGGCGCTGCAACCCGGCGATCCGGTGGATCAGCTGGTGCTGGGCAACTCGCAGATCACCCCCGACGACATCGCTCGCCTGCGGGCCGCCTACGGATTAGATCAGCCAATCCCGGTTCGCTACTGGTTTTGGTTGACCCACGCCATTCAGGGTGATTTTGGCTGGTCGCGGACTTTCAGCGCCCCCGCCGCTTCTTACGTCTTTCAGGAGCGGCTGCCCAATACGCTGCTGCTGACCCTGCCCGCCCTGATTCTCTCCACCCTGATCGCTGTGCCGCTGGGCATCTTCTCGGCGGTGCGGCAGTACAGCTTCCTCGATTACGTACTGACCTTTTTCAGCTTCGTGTCGTTCAGCGCCCCCATCTTCTGGATCGGAGCGATGGCGCTGTGGCTGTTCGCCATCTATTTGCCGCAGATCACCAATGGTGTGATCTCGCTGCCACCCGGCGGACTCGGCAGCCCCGACCTAGCCCCCGACGCGGGCTTCTGGTCGGTGCTGACCGACAAGCTCAGGTATCTGATTTTGCCGCTGAGTATTTTGATGCTGCGCGAGATCGCTGTGATCCTGCGCTTTCTGCGGGCCTCGATGCTAGAAGTTTTGAATCAGGATTTCGTTCGCACGGCGCGGGCCAAGGGGCTGTCAAGCCGCAAAGTGCTGTATCGCCACGCCCTCAGAAACGCGGTGCTGCCCATCGTGACCTTACTGGGCCTCTCGATTCCAGGCCTGTTCGGCGGCGCAGTCCTGACCGAAACGGTCTTCTCTTGGCCGGGCATGGGCCGGGTGATCGTGGAAGCGCTGACCAGCAAGGACTTCAACGTGGTGATGGTCGCCCTGACCTTCATCTCGGTGCTGACGGTGGTGTTTCAACTGCTGACTGATCTCGCCTACGCGGCCATCGATCCACGCATTCGCTACTCGTAA
- a CDS encoding ABC transporter permease has product MTALASAPAPFKSRSTFQIALKRLRRHKLAMVSLTVIVLLVLMALLAPWIAPHDPNAQSIFEIYAPPSAKYWLGQDELGRDLLSRVIYGSRVSLLVGFSVAFLSILVGTTLGLLAGFLGGWIDIAISRFIEFMLSFPTLALQLVLSGLFASSDAAPIVALRSSLGASANILIVVGVFSLFGWMGTARLVRGEVLKLKNLEYTDAARALGASSARIMLRHLLPNLFAIVIVQATLDVGTAILSEAALSFLGFGIQPPVSTWGNMLSNANEVVLQYPWIPLYPGLMILITVLSFNFLGDGLRDAFDPRSRL; this is encoded by the coding sequence ATGACAGCACTCGCCTCGGCTCCCGCGCCTTTCAAGAGCCGCTCCACCTTCCAGATTGCCCTCAAGCGGCTCCGCCGTCACAAGCTGGCGATGGTCAGCCTGACCGTGATCGTACTGCTGGTGCTGATGGCCCTCCTCGCTCCCTGGATCGCGCCGCACGATCCCAACGCCCAGAGCATCTTTGAAATCTACGCGCCACCGAGTGCCAAGTACTGGTTGGGCCAGGACGAACTGGGCCGTGATCTCCTGTCCCGTGTCATCTACGGCAGCCGGGTCAGCTTACTGGTGGGCTTCAGCGTGGCCTTCCTGAGTATCCTGGTCGGCACCACGCTGGGCCTGCTGGCAGGCTTTTTGGGCGGCTGGATCGACATTGCCATCAGCCGATTTATCGAATTCATGCTGTCGTTTCCCACCCTGGCCCTGCAACTCGTTCTCAGCGGTTTGTTCGCCTCTAGTGACGCCGCTCCCATCGTGGCGCTGCGGTCCTCGCTCGGCGCGAGCGCCAACATCCTGATCGTGGTGGGAGTCTTCTCGCTATTCGGCTGGATGGGCACCGCCCGGCTGGTGCGCGGCGAAGTCCTCAAGCTCAAGAATCTGGAATACACCGATGCCGCCCGTGCCCTGGGAGCCAGCAGCGCCCGTATCATGTTGCGCCACCTGCTGCCCAATTTGTTTGCCATCGTAATCGTGCAGGCCACGCTCGACGTGGGTACGGCCATTCTCAGCGAGGCGGCGCTCTCGTTTCTGGGCTTTGGGATTCAGCCGCCGGTGTCCACCTGGGGCAATATGCTCAGCAACGCCAACGAGGTCGTGTTGCAGTACCCCTGGATTCCGCTGTATCCCGGCCTGATGATCCTGATCACGGTGCTGTCGTTCAACTTCCTGGGCGACGGCCTGCGCGACGCCTTCGACCCGCGCAGCCGCCTGTAG
- the ruvC gene encoding crossover junction endodeoxyribonuclease RuvC yields the protein MIVLGIDPGLANLGIGLVSGTARKAVHIHHVCLITESAWIMPRRLQYIHAEVTRLIQEYQPEAVAIEDQILRKQADVAFKVGQAFGVVQLACAQAGLPVHTYGPMQVKQTLVGTGRADKEQVIYMVKASLGIREVFNNHAADALALALTHLAHQGVQQALAGRR from the coding sequence ATGATCGTTCTCGGCATCGACCCCGGCCTCGCCAATCTCGGTATTGGACTTGTCAGCGGCACTGCCCGCAAAGCTGTTCACATTCACCACGTCTGCCTGATCACCGAATCGGCCTGGATCATGCCCCGGCGCTTGCAGTACATCCACGCCGAAGTCACCCGCCTTATTCAGGAATATCAACCCGAAGCAGTGGCTATCGAAGACCAGATTCTGCGTAAACAGGCCGATGTGGCCTTCAAAGTGGGTCAGGCTTTCGGCGTCGTGCAGCTCGCATGCGCTCAGGCGGGCCTGCCCGTCCACACCTACGGCCCGATGCAGGTCAAGCAGACCTTGGTGGGCACCGGACGCGCCGACAAAGAGCAGGTCATCTACATGGTCAAAGCCAGTCTGGGTATCCGCGAAGTCTTCAACAACCATGCCGCCGACGCGCTGGCCCTGGCCCTGACCCACTTGGCGCATCAAGGTGTTCAGCAAGCGCTGGCAGGACGGCGCTAG
- the moaD gene encoding molybdopterin converting factor subunit 1, translating to MNVQAVFFARLKREIGTDSVRLEMPDKATVREVAEQIEAQYGISLKGCMAAVNETYAEPSQPLMEGDELAFLPPVAGGSSEQDPLDVCQVTAEVLLLEDAAAHLVQPQYGAQAYFVGTVRSPNKGQIVEAIEYEGYAPMAEKVMRETAERARQKHGRLSAFIQHRTGKLLPGEASLIIGVGSPHRRVALEACDDLIEELKKELPIWKHEADQTGEHWVEGTTNHGTL from the coding sequence ATGAATGTCCAAGCAGTGTTCTTTGCGCGGCTGAAACGTGAGATAGGCACAGATTCTGTTCGGTTAGAAATGCCGGATAAGGCCACCGTGCGTGAGGTAGCCGAGCAGATAGAGGCGCAGTACGGTATTTCGCTTAAAGGCTGTATGGCGGCGGTCAACGAAACGTACGCCGAGCCTTCGCAACCGCTTATGGAAGGCGACGAGCTGGCGTTCTTGCCACCAGTGGCTGGAGGCAGCAGCGAACAAGACCCCCTAGACGTTTGTCAGGTGACGGCGGAAGTCTTATTGCTTGAGGACGCCGCCGCCCACTTGGTTCAGCCGCAGTACGGCGCACAGGCTTACTTTGTCGGGACAGTGCGTTCGCCCAATAAAGGGCAGATCGTGGAAGCGATCGAGTACGAGGGATACGCGCCGATGGCCGAGAAGGTCATGCGTGAAACTGCCGAACGCGCCCGCCAAAAGCATGGGCGGCTCAGCGCCTTTATCCAGCACCGCACGGGCAAGCTGCTGCCGGGGGAAGCCAGTCTGATCATCGGAGTGGGCAGCCCGCACCGCCGGGTGGCTTTAGAAGCCTGCGACGACTTGATCGAGGAGCTCAAAAAAGAGTTGCCGATTTGGAAGCACGAAGCTGACCAAACCGGCGAACACTGGGTGGAGGGCACCACTAATCACGGCACCCTGTGA
- the tgt gene encoding tRNA guanosine(34) transglycosylase Tgt, with product MSDLAPFEFRIHSRDGRARTARFATPHGTVQTPMFMPVGTQGSVKGISATELLEIKSQMILGNTYHLMLRPGAEMVAAHGGLPGFTAYPGPFLTDSGGFQVMSLGHMRKITEEGVIFKSHLDGSPIHLTPERSIEVQQLLGADVMMAFDECPPFPAEERYIKASLERTVRWLERCLTFKTRDDQALFAIVQGGIYPNLRQQSLDATLPFGTPGFAIGGLAVGESKEEMFPAVAFTAQRLPENKPRYLMGVGHPEDLVAGIALGVDMFDCVYPTRTGRFGYALTDDGRINMNSAAPRQQLIPIDADCDCYACTHHTRAYLAHLVKAEEMLAPRLLSLHNLRYLHRLVERARAAIEVGQFQAWATEWGERYFKRPSNADGSAQALPEWFARAVRGEG from the coding sequence ATGTCTGACCTTGCTCCCTTTGAATTCAGGATTCACAGCCGTGATGGCCGCGCCCGAACAGCCCGCTTTGCCACACCGCACGGTACCGTCCAGACGCCGATGTTTATGCCAGTGGGCACGCAGGGAAGCGTGAAAGGCATCAGCGCCACCGAACTGCTCGAAATCAAATCGCAGATGATTTTGGGCAACACTTACCATCTGATGCTGCGGCCCGGCGCGGAGATGGTGGCTGCTCACGGCGGCCTGCCGGGATTTACCGCTTACCCCGGCCCTTTCCTCACGGATTCCGGCGGTTTCCAGGTGATGAGCTTGGGACACATGCGAAAGATCACTGAGGAAGGCGTGATCTTTAAAAGCCACCTTGATGGCTCGCCAATTCACCTGACGCCAGAGCGCAGCATTGAAGTGCAGCAACTTCTCGGCGCAGATGTGATGATGGCTTTCGACGAATGTCCACCGTTTCCGGCCGAGGAGCGTTACATCAAAGCCAGTTTGGAACGCACGGTGCGCTGGCTTGAGCGCTGCCTGACCTTCAAGACCCGTGACGATCAAGCGCTGTTCGCTATCGTTCAGGGTGGCATTTACCCGAATCTCCGTCAGCAAAGCTTAGATGCCACTTTGCCGTTTGGTACGCCCGGTTTTGCGATTGGTGGGCTGGCAGTGGGGGAGAGTAAAGAGGAGATGTTTCCGGCGGTGGCTTTTACGGCGCAGCGCCTGCCCGAAAACAAACCGCGTTACTTGATGGGTGTGGGTCATCCCGAGGACTTGGTGGCGGGTATCGCGCTGGGGGTGGATATGTTTGACTGCGTATACCCCACCCGGACGGGCCGCTTTGGGTACGCCCTGACCGACGACGGACGGATCAACATGAATAGCGCTGCGCCGAGGCAGCAGCTCATTCCCATTGACGCCGACTGCGATTGTTACGCCTGCACCCACCACACCCGCGCTTACCTTGCCCATTTGGTCAAAGCCGAGGAAATGCTTGCGCCGCGCTTGCTGTCGCTGCACAATTTGCGCTACCTGCACCGCTTGGTGGAGCGGGCACGGGCCGCGATTGAAGTCGGTCAGTTTCAAGCGTGGGCGACGGAGTGGGGTGAGCGCTACTTCAAGCGTCCTTCGAATGCGGACGGGTCGGCTCAGGCGCTTCCGGAATGGTTTGCCCGTGCGGTGCGTGGGGAGGGTTAG